Proteins from one Epinephelus moara isolate mb chromosome 1, YSFRI_EMoa_1.0, whole genome shotgun sequence genomic window:
- the znf395a gene encoding zinc finger protein 395a isoform X1 yields MLHVQKLVLRLAAACSSSSSSRHTLLAPNEQQWTPSDLLEVLLFFLGASDSADSDRQTDMLPKTRLGKRSPLGALVSSTCPPAGTHIGQEMGETSVIMSIAAGQQAISRVKGHPELKVYFQRGGESSSVMDQVDLMQSDVPVWSSSHPSSSSVPPSCGRHVSSCIDVPRSQRSPDKVDMDELMAALVLSSLSCSPLLHSPAHPEPTAPPMDCVPGDLSDSGSSGYWSVSHGIRSPVPSPPIAESDVSPATPPDEGLDMEMEQVLFDEPAPRKRRNSAKAAYRCLWPSCGKVLTSVVGIKRHIRTTHLCRGSEHERCSRSEEDFYYTEVTQWDQQQQQQSPTHPLLSGPAPASPTYSSPSSPPSPPPPSPPSPSPPACSTLSRSAPSVSSSFMQVQSEHSYQAPPPSHVTASNSLTSRLIAPPTNCLRQGFAFRVRSVSVGEQWLQHQNAPSRRIRGEAKKCRKVYGIEHRDQWCTACRWKKACQRFLD; encoded by the exons atgttgCACGTACAAAAACTG GTGTTGAGACTGgctgcagcctgcagcagcagcagcagcagcagacacacactcttGGCTCCCAATGAGCAGCAGTGGACACCTTCAGACTTACTggaagtgttgttgtttttccttggAGCTTCTGACTCTGCAG ATTCAGATAGACAAACAGACATGTTACCAAAGACTCGTCTTGGGAAACGTTCTCCTCTTGGGGCACTGGTAAGCTCCACCTGCCCACCAGCAGGGACACATATAGGCCAGGAGATGGGTGAGACTagtgtcatcatgtcaatagcAGCAGGACAACAGGCCATCAGCAGAGTCAAAGGTCATCCTGAGCTGAAG gTGTATTTTCAGCGTGGAGGGGAATCTTCAAGTGTGATGGATCAGGTTGACCTCATGCAGAGTGATGTTCCTGTCTGGTCTTCAtctcatccctcctcctcctcagtgccTCCATCCTGTGGCAGACATGTCTCCTCCTGCATCGACGTCCCCAGAAG TCAGAGAAGTCCAGACAAGGTGGACATGGACGAGCTGATGGCAGCACTGGTTCTCAGCAGTTTGTCCTGCAGCCCTCTACTGCACAGCCCTGCCCATCCAGAGCCAACAG CTCCGCCGATGGACTGTGTACCCGGCGATCTCTCCGACAGCGGCAGCAGCGGCTACTGGAGCGTCAGCCACGGCATCAGAAGCCCCGTCCCCTCTCCACCAATAGCAGAGTCTGACGTCAGCCCAGCTACGCCTCCTGACGAAGGGCTGGACATGGAGATGGAGCAGGTGCTGTTTGACGAGCCGGCGCCACGGAAGCGCAGG AACTCAGCGAAGGCAGCATACAGGTGTCTGTGGCCGAGCTGTGGGAAGGTGCTGACATCAGTGGTGGGAATAAAACGTCACATCCGGACAACTCACCTGTG CCGTGGCAGTGAACACGAGCGCTGTTCCCGCAGTGAGGAGGATTTTTACTACACGGAGGTTACCCAGTgggaccagcagcagcagcagcagtctccgactcatcctctcctctccggGCCTGCCCCCGCCTCACCCACCtactcctccccctcctcaccTCCCAGCCCTCCCCCGCCCTCTCCGCCATCTCCCTCTCCACCAGCCTGCAGCACCCTGAGTCGCTCCGCCCCCTCTGTCTCCAGCAGCTTCATGCAGGTCCAATCAGAGCACTCCTACCAG gcTCCACCTCCGAGTCATGTGACAGCCTCAAACTCACTTACCAGTCGTTTGATAGCCCCTCCCACCAACTGCCTCAGACAG GGTTTTGCTTTTCGGGTGCgttcagtcagtgttggagagCAGTGGCTGCAGCATCAGAACGCCCCCTCGAG gaGGATTCGCGGTGAGGCCAAGAAGTGTCGTAAAGTTTACGGCATCGAGCACAGAGACCAGTGGTGTACGGCCTGCCGCTGGAAGAAAGCCTGCCAACGCTTCCTCGACTGA
- the znf395a gene encoding zinc finger protein 395a isoform X2: protein MNVARTKTDSDRQTDMLPKTRLGKRSPLGALVSSTCPPAGTHIGQEMGETSVIMSIAAGQQAISRVKGHPELKVYFQRGGESSSVMDQVDLMQSDVPVWSSSHPSSSSVPPSCGRHVSSCIDVPRSQRSPDKVDMDELMAALVLSSLSCSPLLHSPAHPEPTAPPMDCVPGDLSDSGSSGYWSVSHGIRSPVPSPPIAESDVSPATPPDEGLDMEMEQVLFDEPAPRKRRNSAKAAYRCLWPSCGKVLTSVVGIKRHIRTTHLCRGSEHERCSRSEEDFYYTEVTQWDQQQQQQSPTHPLLSGPAPASPTYSSPSSPPSPPPPSPPSPSPPACSTLSRSAPSVSSSFMQVQSEHSYQAPPPSHVTASNSLTSRLIAPPTNCLRQGFAFRVRSVSVGEQWLQHQNAPSRRIRGEAKKCRKVYGIEHRDQWCTACRWKKACQRFLD from the exons atgaatgttgCACGTACAAAAACTG ATTCAGATAGACAAACAGACATGTTACCAAAGACTCGTCTTGGGAAACGTTCTCCTCTTGGGGCACTGGTAAGCTCCACCTGCCCACCAGCAGGGACACATATAGGCCAGGAGATGGGTGAGACTagtgtcatcatgtcaatagcAGCAGGACAACAGGCCATCAGCAGAGTCAAAGGTCATCCTGAGCTGAAG gTGTATTTTCAGCGTGGAGGGGAATCTTCAAGTGTGATGGATCAGGTTGACCTCATGCAGAGTGATGTTCCTGTCTGGTCTTCAtctcatccctcctcctcctcagtgccTCCATCCTGTGGCAGACATGTCTCCTCCTGCATCGACGTCCCCAGAAG TCAGAGAAGTCCAGACAAGGTGGACATGGACGAGCTGATGGCAGCACTGGTTCTCAGCAGTTTGTCCTGCAGCCCTCTACTGCACAGCCCTGCCCATCCAGAGCCAACAG CTCCGCCGATGGACTGTGTACCCGGCGATCTCTCCGACAGCGGCAGCAGCGGCTACTGGAGCGTCAGCCACGGCATCAGAAGCCCCGTCCCCTCTCCACCAATAGCAGAGTCTGACGTCAGCCCAGCTACGCCTCCTGACGAAGGGCTGGACATGGAGATGGAGCAGGTGCTGTTTGACGAGCCGGCGCCACGGAAGCGCAGG AACTCAGCGAAGGCAGCATACAGGTGTCTGTGGCCGAGCTGTGGGAAGGTGCTGACATCAGTGGTGGGAATAAAACGTCACATCCGGACAACTCACCTGTG CCGTGGCAGTGAACACGAGCGCTGTTCCCGCAGTGAGGAGGATTTTTACTACACGGAGGTTACCCAGTgggaccagcagcagcagcagcagtctccgactcatcctctcctctccggGCCTGCCCCCGCCTCACCCACCtactcctccccctcctcaccTCCCAGCCCTCCCCCGCCCTCTCCGCCATCTCCCTCTCCACCAGCCTGCAGCACCCTGAGTCGCTCCGCCCCCTCTGTCTCCAGCAGCTTCATGCAGGTCCAATCAGAGCACTCCTACCAG gcTCCACCTCCGAGTCATGTGACAGCCTCAAACTCACTTACCAGTCGTTTGATAGCCCCTCCCACCAACTGCCTCAGACAG GGTTTTGCTTTTCGGGTGCgttcagtcagtgttggagagCAGTGGCTGCAGCATCAGAACGCCCCCTCGAG gaGGATTCGCGGTGAGGCCAAGAAGTGTCGTAAAGTTTACGGCATCGAGCACAGAGACCAGTGGTGTACGGCCTGCCGCTGGAAGAAAGCCTGCCAACGCTTCCTCGACTGA
- the gtf2a2 gene encoding transcription initiation factor IIA subunit 2, with translation MAYQLYRNTTLGNSLQESLDELIQTQQITPQLALQVLLQFDKAINTALASRVRNRVNFRGSLNTYRFCDNVWTFVLNDVEFREVTDLVKVDKVKIVACDGKSESTQNKSDK, from the exons ATGGCGTACCAGCTGTACAGAAACACCACTCTGGGAAACAGCCTGCAGGAGAGTCTGGACGAGCTTATACAG actcagCAGATTACTCCTCAGCTGGCTCTTCAGGTCCTCCTTCAGTTTGATAAAGCAATCAACACAGCGCTCGCCAGTCGAGTTCGCAACAGAGTCAACTTCAGG GGCTCTCTGAACACCTACAGGTTCTGTGACAATGTGTGGACGTTTGTCCTGAATGACGTGGAGTTCAGGGAGGTGACAGATCTTGTGAAGGTCGACAAAGTCAAAATTGTTGCCTGTGACGGAAAGAGCGAGTCAACCCAGAACAAAAGTGATAAATG a